DNA sequence from the Bradyrhizobium sp. CIAT3101 genome:
GCAGGCCCATGCCAGGGTGGCGACGCCTGATTTTGGCAGATCCAGGCTGAGCGTGTAGCGGTCGCAACCGATCTCGATCGCGGCGGGATCGACACGCGCGCCGTCGAGATAGAATTGCGTGCCGATCTGGTCGAGCGGCGCACGCAGCGCAGGGCTTCGGATGCAGACCGTATTGCGCCCAGCCGTTCCCTTGATGCGAACGGCCGCCTGCGGCTCGCTCCAGCGAAATGTGTAGCCGGCCGCCGTCTCCTCGGCGTGAAATCCGATCTGCGCGAGGACGTGATCGCCGAGCAGTTTCGGCGCAGGCCTGACGTGCCCGCGAACGCGACCGATACATTCGAGCCGCTGCAGGCGGATCAGCGATGCGATGTAGCGCTTCATCCAATGGGCGATGGCGTCGCTCGACCCGACCACCACCAGTCCCGTCAGCATCGATCGTGCATATGCGACCGCGAACCGTGCGGCGAGACGTGGACGGATATCGCCGAGCAGCGCCGGCGCGGTCCAGCGCCACATGGCCTGCAGCTTCTCGTCGAACCGCCTCCAGCCCCCGTAGCGCATCAGCGCGTTCAGTGCATGGAGGGCAAGCGCACCATCGAAATTGTACGGCTCGCTCCATTCGTGGGGAATCTCGAGCAGCTCCCAGCCCTGATCGTGTCGATCCTCGCTGAGATAACGGATCTCGCCCTGCACGAAATCGAGCGTGAACGTCTTCAGCTCGCCGATCCGGCCGACGTAATAGTGGTGGAAGCGCGCCTCCTCGAGATAGCCGATGGCGTAGCCCCGCGCAAAATACCCGGCGGCGAGCACCCATTCGGCGAAATGACCTAGCTCTTCGCGCAGGCCCCCGCACTCCTCGTAGACGTCACGCCGCGTCACGAAGCACTGGTCGAGCACCTTGCGCCAGGGATGCTGCTTCATGCCGAACTCGATGTCGGCCTGGTACATCGCGGCCTCCGCCTCCGAGAGGCGGTTGTGGCAGATCGGGACCGAGCGGCAGGAAAACCCGGCCCAATCGGGATGATCGTCGATCGCGCGGATGCAGAGCGCAATCACGTCGGGCTCCGGCCGGCAATGCGATTCCGTAAAGAACAGATAGCGGCCCCGCGCCCTGGCGGCGCCGATTGCGCTGAGCCCGATATCGTGGACGGAGTCGGCGAATTCGAGCTGCGCTCGGTCGCCCGCGAGCTGCTTCAGCTCCGTGAGCGCCGTGAAATCGCGCGGCACGACCAGAATGATCTCATAGAGAGACCGGTCCGCCGTCTGCGCCGTCCAGCCGAGCCAGGATTGCTCCCATTGCCCGCGGTGAGATTCGAGCGGGATGATGACGGAGAACAGCGGCCGGTCGGGACCCAAGCCGGATTTCATGCCGGATTTCACCCCTCAACATGATCGCGCGGGACGCCAATTCGGGCGCAGGTTCAGGCTGGCAGAAAGAGCGCAAAAGACTCGTCGACGGTACGCCGAAGGTGATCGCGATACAGCTTGTAATTCACCTGGTCCGGTGCGATCCGGCCCACAGCCGGATCGGCGATATTCCGTGCCGGCACATAGGCAATGGGTGCCGCGACCGGCGTCAGCTGCGAGCCGGCGCCGGCGCGCAGCGTCGAGATGATGCCATACATCGCGCCGGACACGGTTGGCCGCGATACCGTGATCACGCGATGCTGGCCATGCTTGTTGATGACAAGGTAGATGAACCCCGACTGATGCGGCACGGCAACCTCGCCGGTGTGCTCATAGGCCGCATCGGTCCGTTCGCCCTCGCGGAAGACCAGCGAGGAGACCTTCGGCTCCCAGACGATCTCGGTGCGATAGGCAAAGATCGCATCCTTGTCGCCAAAGGACGGCCGCAGCGTGATGTAGACATCTTCCAGCCAGGTCACGGCGCGATGCGAATAGGAGCCGAGGCTGTCAGGCGCGACGTCGTTGCCTGCCACGGGCGCTGGCGTCACCGTGGTCTTGCGCAGGGACACGCCCAGCGCCTGCTCGAGCCGGACCGTGGTCGCCAGGGTAAACGGGCGGCGGCCGCCGAGCGCCTTCTCCAGCGTCGACAGGCTGAGTTTGGCCTGCTCGGCCAGCGCCTGCCGCGAAATCCGGCGCCTTGCGATTTCCTCGCGGATCGTCTCCGCAACCTCGCGGCTTTGTTCGTCCGAAAGCTGCCCGTCGTTGAGTTTATCCGGCGTCTGCATCGTTAACCCTGCTCCACTGCGGCCAGTCTAGCAGGGCGGACAAATCAGCACAAAACCGGACATAGCCGCCAAGACGGCAGCCGGCAAGGCCAGCCGCGGCGGAACATTGCCGATCAATCTGCTCGCGACAACGCCCCCTCCCGACCGATGCTCAGGGGCGTGAAACACTTCGGGAGCAGGCCAAATGGACAATTACGACGCGGTCGACAGCCACGAACACCCCTGGCTTGGGAGGCTGATCAAGGTCGGCCTGTTCCTTCTGGCGCAAAGCATCGCCGTGCTCCTGGTCAGTTTCGTGGCCCTGCTGGTGAGCTTCGAGACCTCCTGGTCGGCGACGACCGAGCAGGCCGGCCTGCTCCAGCCCGGCGACGCCAAGTCCGGCAGCCTCCTCCTGAAGGAGGACGGCGCCACCACCGAAGCCATCCGTCTCGGGATCGATGTCGACATCACGGTGTCCGGCCCGACGCTGCGCACGCGCGTCACGCAGGTCTTCCGTAACCCGACCAAGGACTGGGTCGAGGCGACCTATGTCTATCCGCTGGCCGCCGACGGCGCCGTCGACACGCTCAAGATGGTGGTCGGCGACCGCGTCATCGTCGGCGACATCAAGGAGCGGCAACAGGCGCGCGTGATCTACGAACAGGCGCGTCGCAACGGACAGAAGGCCGCGCTCACGGAGCAGGAGCGGACGAACATCTTCACCAATTCGGTCGCCAATATCGGCCCCGGCGAAACCGTGCTGGTGCAGATCGAATATCAAGAGCCGGTGCATCAATCCGGCAACGAATATTCGCTGCGCGTGCCGCTCGTGGTCGGGCCGCGCTACAATCCGGCGCCGATCGTGCAGAGCGTCGACTTCCGCAAGGACGGCTCCGGCTGGGGCGCAACCAGTTCCGATCCGGTGCCCGACCGTGACCGCATCTCGCCGCCGGTGCTCGATCCCGCCAAGAGTCCGCCGATCAATCCGACCAGCATCGCGGTGCACCTGAAAGCCGGCTTTGCGCTCGGCGAGGTGAAGAGCCACCATCACAACGTCAAGATCGAGAGCCCGGACAACACGACGCGAGTCGTGACGCTTGCCGACGGCACCGTGCCGGCCGACCGCGATTTCGAGCTGACCTGGAAGCCGGCGGCCGAGAAGGCGCCGTCGGTCGGCCTGTTCCGCGAGCATGTCGGCGACGCCGACTATCTGCTCGCCTTCGTCACGCCGCCGGCCGCCGAGCAGGCAACACAGAAGCCGCTGCCGCGCGAAGTGGTGTTCGTGATCGACAATTCGGGCTCGATGGGCGGCACCTCGATCGAACAGGCCAAGGCAAGCCTGCTCTATGCGCTCGGCCGTCTCCAGCCGAACGACCGCTTCAACGTGATCCGTTTCGACGACACCATGGACGTGCTGTTTCCGACCTCGGTGCCGGCCGATACCGCCCATGTCGGCGAAGCGACGTCATTCGTCGGCGCATTGCAGGCGCGTGGCGGCACCGAGATGGTGCCGGCGATGCGTGCGGCACTGACCGACAAGATCGGCGATACCAACATGGTTCGCCAGATCGTGTTCCTCACCGACGGCGCGATCGGCAACGAACAGCAATTGTTCGAGACCATCACCGCGATGCGCGGCCGCTCGCACATCTTCATGGTCGGCATCGGCTCCGCGCCCAACACCTATCTGATGACGCGGGCTTCCGAGCTCGGCCGCGGCGCCTTCACCCACATCGGCTCCGTCGAGCAGGTCGAGGAGCGCATGCGCGGCCTGTTCGCCAAGCTGGAGAACCCCGCCGTGACCGGCCTCACCGCAAAATTCTCCGACGCCAAAGCCGACGTCACGCCGGCGATCATTCCCGACATCTATCGCGATGAGCCGCTGGTGCTGGCCGCAAAACTCGACAAGCTCGCGGGTTCGCTGGAAATCAAGGGCCGCGTCGGCGACCGGCCGTGGTCGGTGACATTGCCGCTGCAAAATGCAGCCGAGGGCAAGGGCCTGTCAAAGCTCTGGGCCAGGCGCAAGATCGGCGACGCCGAGGTGGCGCGGACGCTCCGCGAGAAGACACCGGAAGACACGGACAAGGCGATTCTTGCGCTGGCGCTCGACCATCAGATCGTCACGCGACTGACCAGCCTTGTCGCGGTCGACAAGACGCCGAGCCGTCCTGAAGGCCAGCCGCTCAAGCTCAGCGAGCTTCCGATCAACCTGCCGGCAGGCTGGGATTTCGCGAAGGTGTTCGGCGAACGCCCGCAGCTGACGCCGACACAGTTGCGCGAGCGCCGCGCCGATGCAGGCCAGCCTGCAGCAAGGCGGCCGGCTCCTGTCACACCGGATGCGATCCGCCTGCCCAAGACCTCGACCTCAGCCGTGCTGAAGATGATCGCAGGTCTGGTCATGATCGTACTTGCCCTGATCCTGTTCGTGTTCAACCGGCGTCAGTCCTTGCTCACTGACGCCGCTTGAGAGAGGAGCGCCCCGAACTCCTCTTGCTTGGCGCGCGCGGCTGCCCGTCCCGAAACCAACGGCCGCGCGCGCTTTTTTTCCTTCTCGTCATTGCGCTCGCAATGACGGTGGAGAGACCAATGCCACGCTTCGTCTCCCCTCTGGTCCTCGTGTTGGTCGGCGCCATCCTGTTCGGCGACGGCGCCTACATCCACGCCAAGGCGTGGCTCGCGCAGATGCTCCTGGTGCGTGCGTTCGACCGGAGTGTTGCGACCGGCCAGCCGGTCAAGCCATGGTCCTGGGCCGATACCTGGCCGGTGGCGCGGATCGAGGTCAAGCGGATCGGCGCCAGCGCCATCGTGCTGGACGGCACGAGCGGACAGGCGCTTGCTTTCGGACCGGGCCATCTCCACCAAACGGTGGATGCCGGCGAGCGCGGCGTTGCTGTATATGCTGCCCATTGCGATACACATTTCCGCTTCCTGCGGGATGTTGCCATTGGTGACGTGATCGATGTCACACGCAGTGACGGCAAACGCTTTCGCTATCGCGCGGATTCCTCCGCGGTCGTCCGTTTCGACGCATCGGGCATCGATCCCGCAACGCAGGATTTCGAGCTTGTGCTTGCGACGTGCTGGCCGTTCGATGCCGTCACGTCGGGCCCCGAACGGTATCTGCTGCATGCCACCCTGATCGGGGATGGTGAATAGCCGTTCGCAATCGCGCCCATCCGGGATCGATCGAGCTCTCGCAAGCCATGCTTAGCGCATGCGACAACCAGCTTCGCTGGAACCGCTGAACTGGTGCCGCCAGCCGTAGACCTATAGAAGGGCCAGCGATTTCTGCAGCCGAGCTGGGCGGGAAGAAGGGGTAAATGGACGACGAGTTTAGGCAGCGTCTCGACCAGCGATTGGAGCAGCTCGAAAACCGCGTCGCGCTGCTGGAACGGAATCTGGATCTCGTCGCGGCCGGTCAGAGACGCTCCTCGCTTCGCAGCCTCTGGCGGCGTCCACCGATGTGGACGTTCGAACAATATCCGGCGCGAATGCTCAACCTGAACGCGTTCAACTCCGCGCCCGCGATCCCTGCGACAGCGCCGCGGATCGCGATGGTCACGCCAAGCTACAATCACGCGCAATATCTCGGCGCCACGATCGACAGCATTCTGAGCCAGGCCTATCCGAACCTCTATTATCACGTGCAGGATGGCGCCTCGATCGACGGCACGATCGATCTCCTGAAGAGCCGCAGCGACAGCATCAGCTGGAGGAGCGAACCGGACAAGGGTCAGTCCAACGCCATCAATCTCGGCTTTGCCGGCGTCGACTGCGAGATCATGGCCTATCTCAACAGCGACGACGTGCTGCTGCCCGGAACGCTCGCTCATGTCGTCAACTATTTCATGTCGCATCCCGATGTCGACATCGTCTACGGCAACCGCATCTTCATCGA
Encoded proteins:
- a CDS encoding marine proteobacterial sortase target protein → MDNYDAVDSHEHPWLGRLIKVGLFLLAQSIAVLLVSFVALLVSFETSWSATTEQAGLLQPGDAKSGSLLLKEDGATTEAIRLGIDVDITVSGPTLRTRVTQVFRNPTKDWVEATYVYPLAADGAVDTLKMVVGDRVIVGDIKERQQARVIYEQARRNGQKAALTEQERTNIFTNSVANIGPGETVLVQIEYQEPVHQSGNEYSLRVPLVVGPRYNPAPIVQSVDFRKDGSGWGATSSDPVPDRDRISPPVLDPAKSPPINPTSIAVHLKAGFALGEVKSHHHNVKIESPDNTTRVVTLADGTVPADRDFELTWKPAAEKAPSVGLFREHVGDADYLLAFVTPPAAEQATQKPLPREVVFVIDNSGSMGGTSIEQAKASLLYALGRLQPNDRFNVIRFDDTMDVLFPTSVPADTAHVGEATSFVGALQARGGTEMVPAMRAALTDKIGDTNMVRQIVFLTDGAIGNEQQLFETITAMRGRSHIFMVGIGSAPNTYLMTRASELGRGAFTHIGSVEQVEERMRGLFAKLENPAVTGLTAKFSDAKADVTPAIIPDIYRDEPLVLAAKLDKLAGSLEIKGRVGDRPWSVTLPLQNAAEGKGLSKLWARRKIGDAEVARTLREKTPEDTDKAILALALDHQIVTRLTSLVAVDKTPSRPEGQPLKLSELPINLPAGWDFAKVFGERPQLTPTQLRERRADAGQPAARRPAPVTPDAIRLPKTSTSAVLKMIAGLVMIVLALILFVFNRRQSLLTDAA
- a CDS encoding class GN sortase, which produces MPRFVSPLVLVLVGAILFGDGAYIHAKAWLAQMLLVRAFDRSVATGQPVKPWSWADTWPVARIEVKRIGASAIVLDGTSGQALAFGPGHLHQTVDAGERGVAVYAAHCDTHFRFLRDVAIGDVIDVTRSDGKRFRYRADSSAVVRFDASGIDPATQDFELVLATCWPFDAVTSGPERYLLHATLIGDGE
- a CDS encoding helix-turn-helix transcriptional regulator → MQTPDKLNDGQLSDEQSREVAETIREEIARRRISRQALAEQAKLSLSTLEKALGGRRPFTLATTVRLEQALGVSLRKTTVTPAPVAGNDVAPDSLGSYSHRAVTWLEDVYITLRPSFGDKDAIFAYRTEIVWEPKVSSLVFREGERTDAAYEHTGEVAVPHQSGFIYLVINKHGQHRVITVSRPTVSGAMYGIISTLRAGAGSQLTPVAAPIAYVPARNIADPAVGRIAPDQVNYKLYRDHLRRTVDESFALFLPA
- a CDS encoding glycosyltransferase family 2 protein, coding for MDDEFRQRLDQRLEQLENRVALLERNLDLVAAGQRRSSLRSLWRRPPMWTFEQYPARMLNLNAFNSAPAIPATAPRIAMVTPSYNHAQYLGATIDSILSQAYPNLYYHVQDGASIDGTIDLLKSRSDSISWRSEPDKGQSNAINLGFAGVDCEIMAYLNSDDVLLPGTLAHVVNYFMSHPDVDIVYGNRIFIDREGLEVGRAVLPRHDGKVLRYADYIPQETMFWRKRVWDKLGAIDESFHYAMDWDFILRAQAAGFKFARLPRFLSCFRIHDAQKTAATYAIGVREMGILRRRVLGFDPTQMQIRRAIAPYLVRQLAYHYAYKLGVLRY